GCATATGATGAATATCGACGCCTAATGGCAGCGGAATAATAAGGATGATGAATAAAGTCTAGTTTTGTAAAGGCTTGCCATAATTTTTTACGCTTCCTTGACTCATGTAAAGGGAACTTCATTGTTTTATTCGACTCTTAATATGCACAAATATCATGGCTTATTTGCCAGAGATTAGATTAGTTGGAACATATTGAAAATGCTCGAATCAGACCTACTTTATAGATAAGAGTATCTGGATAATGTTAAGTGTTCCCCCACATTATTTATCGTTGATAATACAAGAGAAAAAAGTTCTATGAAAAAATCTACTTTAGTATTGAGTGCAGTAGCATTGAGTTTGGGAATGGCGTTAAGCCCGATGTCAGCCAGTGCGGCTGAAACGGCGTCGGCTGCGACCAGCCAGCAGCTACCTAGTCTGGCACCCATGCTGGAGAAGGTGATGCCATCCGTTGTGAGCATCAATGTGGAAGGTAGTGCGACTGTGAATAACAACGCGCGTATGCCACAGCAATTCCAGCAATTCTTTGGTGATAATTCTCCTTTCTGTCAGGAAGGCTCGCCATTTAGCGGTTCACCGATGTGTCAGGGCGGCGGCGCCAATGGCCCTTCTAAAGAAAAATTCAAAGCCTTGGGTTCTGGCGTCATTATCGATGCAGCCAAAGGTTACGTTGCGACGAATAACCACGTCGTGGAAAACGCAGATTCCATCCAAGTTCAATTGAGCGATGGACGTAAGTATGACGCGAAAGTGATCGGCACCGATCCACGTACGGATATTGCCTTGATCCAGTTGAAAGACGCGAAAAACTTAACGGCGATTAAAATGGCCGATTCTGATGCATTGCGCGTGGGTGATTACACCGTGGCTATCGGTAACCCATATGGTCTGGGTGAAACCGTCACTTCAGGTATCGTTTCTGCGCTAGGACGTAGTGGCCTGAATGTTGAAAACTACGAAAACTTTATCCAGACAGATGCGGCCATTAACCGTGGTAACTCCGGTGGTGCGCTGGTGAATCTGAACGGTGAGCTGATTGGGATTAACACCGCGATCCTGGCACCGGACGGCGGTAATATAGGTATCGGCTTCGCTATCCCAAGCAACATGGTGAAAAACCTCACTGGTCAGATGGTCGAGTTTGGTCAGGTGAAACGTGGCGAATTGGGGATTATGGGCACCGAGCTGAACTCTGAATTGGCTAAGGCCATGAAGGTAGATGCACAGCGTGGCGCATTCATTAGCCAAGTATTGCCGAAATCTTCTGCGGCGAAAGCGGGCATTAAAGCCGGTGA
This is a stretch of genomic DNA from Hafnia alvei. It encodes these proteins:
- the degP gene encoding serine endoprotease DegP, which translates into the protein MKKSTLVLSAVALSLGMALSPMSASAAETASAATSQQLPSLAPMLEKVMPSVVSINVEGSATVNNNARMPQQFQQFFGDNSPFCQEGSPFSGSPMCQGGGANGPSKEKFKALGSGVIIDAAKGYVATNNHVVENADSIQVQLSDGRKYDAKVIGTDPRTDIALIQLKDAKNLTAIKMADSDALRVGDYTVAIGNPYGLGETVTSGIVSALGRSGLNVENYENFIQTDAAINRGNSGGALVNLNGELIGINTAILAPDGGNIGIGFAIPSNMVKNLTGQMVEFGQVKRGELGIMGTELNSELAKAMKVDAQRGAFISQVLPKSSAAKAGIKAGDVVVSLNGKAISSFASFRAEIGTMPVGSKLKLGLIREGKPITVDVTLEQSQQSQVASSNVFAGIEGAELSNVTTGNVKGVKVDNVQKGSTAARVGLQKGDIILGVNQQPVANLGELRKIMDSKPPVLALNIQRGDSSLYLLMQ